In Heliangelus exortis chromosome Z, bHelExo1.hap1, whole genome shotgun sequence, a genomic segment contains:
- the TBCA gene encoding tubulin-specific chaperone A isoform X2, with protein MADPRLRQIKIKTGVVRRLNSDFLEPGETRIAEVNVFTVVLVWARIKIGNDFKNYSKQKSQNCHGCKRLLRSQSATVNPEKSTMHSMS; from the exons ATGGCAGACCCACGCTTAAGGCAGATCAAGATCAAGACCGGCGTCGTCAGGCG GTTAAATAGTGATTTTCTGGAGCCTGGGGAAACAAGGATTGCTGAGGTTAATGTTTTTacagttgtcctggtttgggccaggataaag attgGCAATGATTTTAAAAACTACAGCAAACAAA aatcacagaattgtcatggttgcAAGAGACTTCTAAGATCCCAGAGTGCAACTGTCAATCCAGAAAAATCCACCATGcacagcatgtcctga
- the LOC139790383 gene encoding uncharacterized protein — protein MRGASSPGGTPGRSGAGARSDPSPPPPPPPNSGRVRAAGWCRRHSDPWGWPGREPVGSPGTGLGWGARGCAALRCVPFRLPSVVLRLFITTLAKEFRIQTLRSCDWYRRGVTGWGVSGQPPISAPALKVPCTMQRNQTDCTFPSLLGPKPLSTMLVTPFLAGLEGPKHTPSPAVFMTPPQDREVYNSVTMNLRYTVLHYFFVVPH, from the exons ATGCGCGGAGCTTCCAGCCCGGGAGGAACCCCCGGGAGAAGTGGTGCGGGTGCGCGCTCCgatccctcccctcccccccccccgccaccAAACAGTGGACGCGTCCGGGCTGCGGGGTGGTGCCGTCGCCATAGCGACCCGTGGGGATGGCCGGGCCGGGAGCCGGTGGGCTCGCCGGGCaccgggctgggctggggtgcGCGGGGCTGCGCTGCGCTGCGTTGCGTTCCGTTCCGGCTGCCAAGTGTCGTTCTCCGTTTGTTCATAACCACACTCGCAAAAGAATTCCGAATTCAGACTCTCAGATCGTGTGACTGGTACCGCCGTGGTGTCACGGGGTGGGGTGTGAGCGGGCAGCCCCCGATCTCTGCCCCG GCCCTGAAGGTCCCGTGCACCATGCAGAGGAACCAAACAGACTGCACCTTCCCCTCCCTACTGGGCCCAAAGCCCCTGAGCACCATGCTGGTTACTCCCTTCCTCGCTGGCCTTGAAGGTCCCAAGCACACGCCCAGCCCGGCGGTGTTTATGACCCCTCCACAGGACAGGGAAGTGTATAACAGTGTAACAATGAACTTGCGTTATACTGTATTACACTACTTCTTCGTCGTGCCACATTGA